The sequence below is a genomic window from Clostridium putrefaciens.
GACTTGAACCTACGACCCTTCGGGTATGAACCGAATGCTCTAGCCAGCTGAGCTATTCCGCCATATTTACTTTTTGGTTGCGGAGGTAGGACTTGAACCCACGACCTTCGGGTTATGAGCCCGACGAGCTGCCAACTGCTCCACTCCGCGTCATTATTATTTAATCAAATGTATAAGTGTATTGGTGCTGAAGACCGGAATCGAACCGGTACGGTGTTCAACCACCGCAGGATTTTAAGTCCTGTGCGTCTGCCAGTTCCGCCACTCCAGCATTTCATGTTTTTTCTTGGCGACATACATTATTATATATCATGTTATATCTATTGTCAACAACTTTTTTTATTGTGATTTTTATGTGCTATTTTTATCCCTTTACAATCCGTTAACACGTTGCAATATAAGGCTTTCAAAGATTTATTTTTTTATAACATTTTTTTGATTTTAAGTTCTCAGTAAAACAAAATATCTTTTTAAAATAAAAATAACCCCCTATATTAAAAATCTAGAGGGTTACCACTTATCATGCTAAGTTACATTTTTTTATTATATCCTCTTGATCTATTGTCTTGATGTTTTTTTACATCTTGTAATCTTTCTTCACTATCCTTTAAAAATCTTGTCATTATATCTTCAAAGTTACCTGAAGCTGCCTTACCTTTTTCTGATTCCCAATCAATTTCAGCTGGTTTATTAGATCTTTGCTTTACGCTAGCTTGTTTGATAGAAAGACTAATTTTGCCATTATCATCTATAGAAATAACTTTTACTTTTACCTTATCTTGTTCTTTAAGATATTCTCTTATATCCTTAACAAAATTATCTGCTACT
It includes:
- a CDS encoding S1 domain-containing RNA-binding protein, whose amino-acid sequence is MTLMAGNILEGTVVNITNFGAFVEIEGKTGLVHISEVADNFVKDIREYLKEQDKVKVKVISIDDNGKISLSIKQASVKQRSNKPAEIDWESEKGKAASGNFEDIMTRFLKDSEERLQDVKKHQDNRSRGYNKKM